One genomic region from Vanacampus margaritifer isolate UIUO_Vmar chromosome 2, RoL_Vmar_1.0, whole genome shotgun sequence encodes:
- the LOC144042968 gene encoding lithostathine-1-alpha-like, whose translation MTFTLRWIFLLCILGRLWTIAWSKTAIPAKDNCCPKGWTRLDNRCYIYQGDQRTFVDAERVCNILGGNLVSLNNPLEGFFTIGLLLNSGTDETQENWIGLHDALVDGDYIWTDGTQVDLDFLQKYFRFRPDGIGDCVHFEGRALTDGPCTEEFGYVCSRDLPHEC comes from the exons ATGACGTTTACCCTTCGCTGGATTTTCCTCCTGTGCATCCTCGGCCGACTCTGGACCATAGCC tgGTCAAAGACTGCCATTCCTGCAAAAG ACAACTGCTGCCCAAAAGGTTGGACTCGCTTGGACAATCGCTGTTACATCTACCAAGGCGACCAGAGGACCTTCGTCGATGCCGAG CGCGTCTGCAACATTCTTGGTGGGAATCTGGTGTCCCTCAACAATCCCTTGGAAGGCTTTTTCACTATTGGGCTGCTTTTGAACTCTGGCACTGACGAGACTCAGGAAAACTGGATTGGACTTCATGATGCACTTGTG GACGGTGACTACATCTGGACTGATGGCACTCAAGTAGATTTAGATttccttcaaaaatattttagatttCGTCCCGATGGCATTGGGGACTGTGTCCATTTTGAGGGAAGGG CGTTGACAGATGGCCCCTGCACAGAAGAATTTGGGTATGTTTGCAGCAGAGATTTGCCGCACGAGTGCTGA